DNA from Phragmites australis chromosome 16, lpPhrAust1.1, whole genome shotgun sequence:
CGGTTTAGCAAACCTGAAAGGGTGCATAGCTTTATCTTTATGTACTTCATGTGTCTGAAATGTGTACGATTGTACGGTTTTCACGTGCATGTTGTTGTAGTGTTTGCTTGCATTTTACATGTTTCTTGGGAATATTAATGGATTTTATTATGTTTGAACCTTTTAGTGCATATAAAAACTGAAATGGAAGTTTGCCACTATAAAGTCCTATCTTTGTAGAGCTACAGATAGATAGATTACACGTGGCACATGCATGAAAACACATGTACTGGTATTTATATCATAGCATTAGTTTTCCAGTGCAGATAGATATCCTTGATTGGTTTCTTGGCTTAAACCATTCGAGAATGGTTCAAAGAGAAGTTGGAAACGACAACTAATATGGGATGCAATGACTTAAGAAATGAGCCCCGACATTCATCTTCGGCCACTGTGATCTGCAAATATTTTTTCCAAGCTTACCTTTTTAGTCAGAGTTCTGTAGTTATTTTTGGGTGGACCATAGGTTAttcaaataaagaaaaatttccatttcttcttttataattgcaacacatgaTCTTCTGTGCACCAATTCTTACTTTGCTTGCTAATTTTATGGTTGGTAGTTGCAAACATAGATGTGCCTTCAGCTATTAATTTGAATAAGTAATTCTAACCACAAGTGCTAAGCAGTGTCTGAATTCAGATGTCTATTGCATTAGTCCATGGTATAGCTGACATTACTTATGTGGCTTTTATTCTTTTGATCGTTGCAGTCTTTGGTGAAAACATGGTTGATGATGGTTATCAAGACATTGTCAACATTGATATATCTTCGGTGGTAATTGAACAGATGAAGAAGAAATACCGTGATAAGCCTCAACTTAAATGTATACTCTTTGTTACCAACCTCCTATTCTTGAATTCCTCCGGAGTATATCCCACCTAACCTGCTATCATTTATTTCCATGATTGGCACAGATATGAAGATGGATGTTAAGAACATGTCAGATTTTGAATCTGGTTCATTTGATGCTGTTATTGACAAAGGTGCCATTATTATTGCAGTACTTGACAGCATGATGGAAGCAGTTACTTACATCTGTCCATGCATATGCAACATAGCATTGGGTTCTAACCCCTTTTGTTGTTTGCAGGAACGCTAGATTCTATTATGGTGAGTCAATTTTTGCCAGGGCACTCCGACATTCTCCCAGTATGATACTCAATAGTGTTTCTTGTATTTCAGTGTGGCCAAAATTCACAAGAGAATGCAACTAAGATGCTAGAGGAGGCCAACAGGTAACGAGTACACGGATGTTTATTTGTGATATCTCTGCTTAATTAACTATAGCTTCTGTTATTTTCTCCTATCTGCAGAATCCTCAAGGAGAATGGTGTCTACATTCTGGTAACATgaccttttttattttgaaatatgtAACTATTTCATCCTTTATGTGTCCATAACATTTTCGAGTCCCATAATGTTGTAGATCACTTATGGGGATCCTAGTTATCGATTGCGTCTCCTGAAGGACATGCAACATTGGACGATAAAGCTTCATGTCATAGGTTAGTGAATCTAAACCACCAGGTCAACTTAACCGTGCCCTCCACTATCTGCAGAGCTCCATTCACGTTGACCCTTTCTTATACAAGTATTTTCTTTAACTTGATGAATGCATTTCGTGTTATTGGTAAGTACTGTAAGTACGTTGCTCTTTATTCATTCTCATTgtggtaaattattttattttacaactTTGTATGAACACAGAGTTTATTGCAGATAGATGGGAAAGAAGTTCCAATGAGAATAAATGGGAACTGACAAAACCATTGCCTTTAGATGATGATAGCGCATCAGTAGTTGGACTTCTTGGCCCAAAACCTGATGTTCACTATATCTATGTCTGTGTAAAGGTTAGCAGGCAGCAAGTATCCCTGGAATCCTCTGAACTTATTTCTGAATTATTCATAGTACCATCATCTCATTCTATTCTACTAATGTATGAATCATTTGCAGGGTAACGACGGTGCAAGGGTGGATTCTAAGGCTGAAGCCAAGGAAGTACCAAACTGATTTCACCATATAACCCTTTCGAATCGCCGTGCATAACCAGTGCATAACCAGTGTAGCGAATAATGTAGGTCAGGCATTGTAGCTGTGGTAGTTGTTCCTTCCTGAATTCATTTCGCTATTGGCAGTTGTTTAGTACAGTTATATTATATGTTTTCATGGTTCTTGTGATTACCTCTTTGATTACAACGTGTTGTAACCTACTGAACGTTCATCAGATTCCTGGCTATCAATCTGGGTTGAATTTTTGTCTGCGTGTCCCAAAATACCTTTGGAAATATATGGATCTGGTAGGAATCTGTATATTGCGTATGCTATTTCAGTATATCTTGTAAAATTCTTACAAATTTCATGTGAGATTTGTACATCCCTTTTCAATCACTGGTGAAGACCGACCGGGCTATGTAAttttctcaaaaagaaaaaaagattgaaAAGGAAAGGCACAGGTGATTTGTTTTGAGATTTCCACGGCAATTCATCAACTAGTGATGGCCAACTGGTCGGGCCTACTGGACCGGTACGAAGCTTGTCATTGTAGACACGACTCTGGCCTGGTAAGGAATGGACCGTGCCTAGGCCGCCACCCAGGTACGGTGGGCCAATACGGTGTGGTCCAGATAAGCCAGCTGACCTGACACTATGGACCCGTGAGACATGATCGGCCCACAGGCCAGCGGGCGGCACGATCGACTTGACCAGTTTAGGACCGTAGCCCAGTGGTAGCGAGCTCCGGTGGAGCGCTCCCCGCCCGAGTTTGATCCCTGGGATCGGACTCGGGTGTCTCACCAGGATTTATcctaaaaataaatttgcagATATCCTTAGACGTCTATGGATCACAAGGGGAGGCGACGTGTTCGTCGCTAGCGGAGCTGGAATCTTCGTGAATCTCTGGTAGACGTGTGTTGGTATAGGTTCTAGTTCTAGTGTGCGCTCTAGGGGTGTGTTGGTGTGTGTAGTGTGCGTTGTGTTTGGACGTTCGTTCAGATACTACAACTTGTCCCTCAGATCtgaggaataaaaaaaaagtttaggaTCGTACCCGTTTAGCctgtttattttgaaaatatagACGTTTTATTTTTTACCATTTGagctataaaaaataaaaaaaaaacatcaaacttCGCCTATAAAATAGGTAAGAAGAAAATAGCGTGAGAAAAATATAGGGTGCAAGTGCAAGTGCAAGTGATTCTTCGTTAAGGAGTTCAGACTTTCTATCACGATCGTCTTCAACTTCGGGCATTGCAGCGCCAGGTGGGGAACTAGCATCCTTCTGTCAACAACGATATTGTCGGCTACAAAGAAGATGACTTCAACATATTGAGaaggtggcatgagcacaagttAATATATCTGGTGCTTTCCCTGTTTGCATGAGATGCTAATGGTTCCCATACCGATAGTTTCTTCATAATCTACCTTCAGTCTCATTCAAATGATAACTGATGATAGAAGAACAAATCTGGCAAGTCAAATAGTGGAAATACTCACCATTGTCAAATGCTGAAACCAAGCTGAAGTGAGACTGCAACACGCTGTATAGAATAAAGAGCTTCGGGCATCATTCCAATTTTTTAATCTAGGTGTCGATAAAAATGTGTAATTTTTGAAGCTAGGCTATACTTTTTTTACTTTATAGGTTTTTTCCATATTGAGTTTTTACTTAgagaggtttttaatgaggctgCCAAAACACCAGTAAAGctcaatatttaattttaattatgtgtccatgatgttatctattttccatgattttttattcttaatTTTGAAGCTACGATgcaattttcttatttttctaatttttttatctagaatACACGTAGAGAGATCTATAAATCCGCTTTAGTTCAActtacattatatatatatatatatatatatatagacacacacacccAT
Protein-coding regions in this window:
- the LOC133896340 gene encoding uncharacterized protein LOC133896340 isoform X2, with the translated sequence MTGGAGAASQAYGEAWYWDERYRKEAGPFDWYQKYPALTPLLRLHLAPHHRLLLVGCGNSVFGENMVDDGYQDIVNIDISSVVIEQMKKKYRDKPQLKYMKMDVKNMSDFESGSFDAVIDKGTLDSIMCGQNSQENATKMLEEANRILKENGVYILITYGDPSYRLRLLKDMQHWTIKLHVIDRWERSSNENKWELTKPLPLDDDSASVVGLLGPKPDVHYIYVCVKGNDGARVDSKAEAKEVPN
- the LOC133896340 gene encoding uncharacterized protein LOC133896340 isoform X1, encoding MTGGAGAASQAYGEAWYWDERYRKEAGPFDWYQKYPALTPLLRLHLAPHHRLLLVGCGNSVFGENMVDDGYQDIVNIDISSVVIEQMKKKYRDKPQLKYMKMDVKNMSDFESGSFDAVIDKGTLDSIMCGQNSQENATKMLEEANRILKENGVYILITYGDPSYRLRLLKDMQHWTIKLHVIEFIADRWERSSNENKWELTKPLPLDDDSASVVGLLGPKPDVHYIYVCVKGNDGARVDSKAEAKEVPN